Proteins encoded by one window of Nocardia goodfellowii:
- a CDS encoding alkaline phosphatase D family protein, with the protein MPGSIGRRTLLKGGAAAAAATTLSVAGPARAQGSMFRHGVASGDPLPTGVVIWTRVTVADDATPGSGIGAATPVRWEVAGDDTFGSLAASGTFTATVDSDHTVKVDVSGLTADRVYYYRFTALGETSPVGRTRTAPAESDTPDRLRFGVVSCSNWEAGYFSAYRHLAARGDLDAVIHLGDYIYEYGRGKYGGRAGAVRGHDPATEIVTLADYRIRHGQYKTDADLAALHALVPFICTWDDHESADNSWSGGAGHHDPAVQGPWSARRAASAQAYLEWMPVRAKGSGNDVQIYRRLRFGTLAELSMLDLRSYRDEEVAPGAGWRNVDNPARTLTGQAQMQWLTAGLASAPVRWKLIGNSVMVAPLVFPPLDPAQSKAFTDAIGLPQSGVPANADQWDGYTADRRKLFTALTENQVSDVVFLTGDIHSSWASDLPVEAATYPAGPTVGAEFVVPSVTSASIGEMLKSAPRTAAVPLEETIKGVNHHMRYVELESHGYGVLEVTAEQTQMDWFYVLNVEDPNTGVRHGASFAVRSGGRIEPRPAPVV; encoded by the coding sequence GTGCCGGGATCCATCGGTCGGCGGACGCTCCTCAAGGGCGGTGCCGCCGCTGCCGCCGCGACCACGCTGTCAGTGGCCGGCCCGGCGCGCGCTCAGGGCTCGATGTTCCGGCACGGCGTCGCCTCGGGTGATCCGCTACCGACCGGCGTGGTGATCTGGACGCGCGTCACCGTAGCCGACGACGCGACCCCCGGTTCGGGTATCGGGGCCGCCACCCCGGTGCGCTGGGAGGTCGCCGGCGACGACACCTTCGGATCGCTCGCCGCGTCCGGAACGTTCACCGCCACAGTCGATTCCGATCACACCGTGAAGGTCGACGTATCCGGCCTGACGGCGGATCGCGTCTACTACTACCGGTTCACCGCCCTGGGCGAGACCTCCCCGGTCGGCCGCACCCGGACCGCACCGGCCGAGTCCGACACACCCGACCGCCTGCGGTTCGGCGTGGTCTCCTGCTCGAACTGGGAGGCCGGCTACTTCAGCGCCTACCGCCACCTCGCCGCCCGCGGCGACCTCGACGCGGTCATCCACCTCGGTGACTACATCTACGAATACGGTCGCGGCAAATACGGCGGCCGCGCCGGCGCGGTCCGCGGGCACGATCCGGCCACCGAGATCGTCACCCTCGCCGACTACCGGATCCGGCACGGACAATACAAAACCGATGCCGACCTGGCCGCCCTGCACGCGCTGGTCCCGTTCATCTGCACCTGGGACGACCACGAGTCCGCCGACAACTCCTGGTCCGGCGGCGCCGGCCATCACGATCCCGCCGTCCAGGGCCCGTGGTCCGCTCGGCGCGCCGCCTCGGCTCAGGCATATCTCGAGTGGATGCCGGTGCGCGCCAAGGGTTCCGGCAACGACGTCCAGATCTATCGCCGCCTGCGCTTCGGCACGCTGGCCGAACTGTCCATGCTGGATCTGCGCAGCTACCGCGACGAGGAGGTCGCTCCCGGCGCGGGCTGGCGCAATGTCGACAACCCCGCCCGGACGCTCACCGGCCAGGCACAGATGCAGTGGCTCACCGCGGGTCTGGCGTCGGCGCCGGTGCGCTGGAAGCTGATCGGCAATTCGGTGATGGTCGCACCGCTGGTGTTCCCGCCGCTGGACCCGGCCCAGAGCAAAGCGTTCACCGATGCGATCGGCCTGCCGCAGTCGGGTGTTCCGGCGAACGCGGACCAGTGGGACGGCTACACCGCCGACCGCCGGAAGCTGTTCACCGCGCTCACCGAGAATCAGGTCTCCGACGTGGTCTTCCTGACCGGCGACATCCACTCCTCCTGGGCCTCGGACCTGCCGGTGGAGGCCGCGACCTATCCCGCGGGCCCGACCGTAGGCGCGGAGTTCGTCGTCCCGTCGGTCACCTCCGCCAGCATCGGCGAGATGCTGAAATCGGCTCCGCGCACGGCGGCGGTGCCGCTGGAGGAGACGATCAAGGGCGTCAACCACCACATGCGCTACGTGGAACTGGAGTCGCACGGCTACGGCGTGCTCGAGGTCACCGCGGAACAGACACAGATGGACTGGTTCTACGTACTGAACGTGGAGGACCCGAACACCGGTGTCCGCCACGGAGCTTCGTTCGCGGTCCGCTCGGGTGGGCGGATCGAACCCCGTCCGGCTCCGGTGGTCTGA
- a CDS encoding replication-associated recombination protein A translates to MTDGLFDVPGQAAGESDGRGRVEFRGAGDSVPLAVRMRPATLEEVVGQQHLLGPGSPLRRLVEGSGAASVLLYGPPGTGKTTLASLISQATGRRFEALSALSAGVKEVRAVIDLARRRLTVGEQTVLFIDEVHRFSKTQQDALLAAVENRIVLLVGATTENPSFSVVSPLLSRSLVLRLHSLTDADIRQVLCRAIEDPRGFHGEYTVTEAALAHIVRIAGGDARRALTALEASAESSLDGNVDVDLVEASVDKAAVRYDRAGDQHYDVVSAFIKSIRGSDVDAALHYLARMLSAGEDPRFIARRLVISASEDIGMADPTALQSAVAAAQVVQLIGMPEAQLTLTHATIHLATSPKSGAVPAALGAAMSDISAGKAGLVPPHLRDGHYAGAAKLGNAQGYKYPHDDPDGVLAQQYPPDELVGRDYYTPTDHGNEREIGPRVQKLRRIVRGK, encoded by the coding sequence ATGACCGACGGACTGTTCGACGTACCCGGGCAGGCCGCGGGGGAGTCGGATGGGCGGGGCCGGGTCGAGTTCCGCGGTGCGGGGGATTCGGTGCCGCTGGCGGTGCGCATGCGCCCCGCAACGCTGGAAGAGGTCGTCGGGCAGCAGCATCTGCTGGGTCCCGGTTCGCCGCTGCGGCGGTTGGTGGAGGGCTCGGGCGCGGCCTCGGTCCTGCTGTACGGACCGCCCGGCACCGGGAAAACCACGCTCGCGTCGCTCATTTCGCAGGCCACCGGCCGCCGCTTCGAGGCGCTGTCGGCGCTGTCGGCCGGTGTGAAGGAGGTGCGCGCGGTCATCGACTTGGCGCGCCGCCGGTTGACCGTCGGCGAGCAGACCGTGCTGTTCATCGACGAGGTGCACCGCTTCTCCAAGACTCAGCAGGACGCGTTGCTCGCCGCGGTCGAGAACCGCATCGTGCTGCTCGTCGGTGCGACCACCGAGAACCCGTCCTTCTCCGTGGTCTCACCGCTGCTGTCGCGTTCGCTGGTGCTGCGACTGCACTCGCTCACCGACGCCGACATCCGTCAGGTGCTGTGTCGCGCCATCGAGGATCCGCGCGGTTTCCACGGCGAGTACACGGTGACCGAGGCGGCCTTGGCCCACATCGTGCGTATCGCGGGCGGGGACGCCCGCCGGGCCCTGACCGCGCTGGAAGCCTCGGCCGAGTCCTCCCTCGACGGCAATGTCGACGTGGATCTCGTCGAAGCCAGTGTCGACAAGGCGGCGGTCCGCTACGACCGGGCCGGTGATCAGCACTACGACGTGGTCAGCGCCTTCATCAAATCCATTCGCGGCTCCGATGTCGACGCGGCTCTGCACTACCTGGCCCGCATGCTGAGCGCGGGGGAGGACCCGCGCTTCATCGCCCGCCGCCTGGTCATCTCGGCCAGTGAGGACATCGGGATGGCCGACCCGACCGCGCTGCAATCCGCGGTCGCCGCCGCCCAGGTGGTCCAGCTGATCGGCATGCCCGAGGCGCAGCTCACCCTGACCCACGCCACCATCCATCTGGCCACCTCGCCGAAGTCCGGCGCGGTCCCGGCCGCCCTCGGCGCCGCCATGTCCGATATCTCCGCGGGTAAAGCCGGTCTGGTTCCGCCGCATCTGCGCGATGGGCACTACGCGGGCGCGGCCAAGCTGGGTAATGCCCAGGGCTACAAGTACCCGCACGACGACCCGGACGGCGTGCTCGCCCAGCAATATCCACCGGACGAACTGGTCGGCCGCGATTACTACACCCCTACGGATCACGGCAACGAACGTGAGATCGGGCCCCGGGTCCAGAAGCTCCGCCGCATCGTCCGCGGCAAGTAG
- a CDS encoding Uma2 family endonuclease — protein sequence MSVAEFEELARHTPEAVRLELLSGKLTVRGNAPQLLIEEFEELARHAPGSVALEFLYGRLGAKLAPDRSRVEIRRSITQQVLRQRDDLRLYPCLDLKVQADREGRVRVDGAVALDGTFRRRGWAEPDEVLMVVEVTAYETETDQRARVRKTQAYAEAEIPLYLLVDRAVQGAFVFSHPVKGWYAQTSRAEFGHTMELPDPVGAVLETEPFRASAGPC from the coding sequence ATGTCAGTGGCAGAGTTCGAGGAGCTCGCCCGGCACACGCCGGAGGCGGTGCGACTGGAGTTGCTGTCCGGAAAGCTGACGGTGCGGGGCAACGCTCCGCAACTGCTGATCGAAGAGTTCGAGGAACTCGCCCGGCACGCGCCGGGTTCGGTGGCGCTGGAATTCCTGTACGGAAGACTCGGCGCGAAGCTGGCGCCGGACCGCAGCCGAGTGGAGATCCGGCGCTCGATCACCCAGCAAGTCCTGCGCCAGCGCGACGATCTGCGGCTCTATCCCTGCCTGGACCTGAAGGTGCAAGCCGACCGGGAAGGCCGGGTCCGGGTGGACGGCGCGGTGGCGCTCGACGGGACGTTCCGTCGTCGCGGCTGGGCCGAACCCGACGAGGTGCTGATGGTCGTCGAGGTCACCGCCTACGAAACCGAGACCGATCAGCGCGCCCGGGTCCGCAAGACCCAGGCCTACGCCGAAGCCGAGATTCCGCTCTACCTCCTGGTCGACCGCGCGGTCCAGGGCGCTTTCGTCTTCAGTCATCCCGTCAAAGGCTGGTACGCCCAGACCTCCCGCGCGGAATTCGGTCACACCATGGAGTTGCCGGACCCGGTCGGCGCGGTGCTGGAAACCGAACCGTTCCGCGCGTCGGCCGGCCCGTGCTGA
- the alaS gene encoding alanine--tRNA ligase produces the protein MQTHEIRRRFLEHFVRAGHTEVPSAPLSLDDPTLLFVNAGMVQFKPYFLGQEAAPYPRATSVQKCVRTGDIEEVGVTTRHNTFFQMAGNFSFGDYFKEGAITYAWELLTKSQEDGGYGFDPERLWVTAYESDPEAAEIWSKKIGIPAERIQFRDGRDNYWDMGVPGPGGPCSEIYFDRGPAHGKDGGPVADEDRYLEIWNLVFMQDIRGEQSPKYGHPPIGSLPKKNIDTGMGVERVAMLLQGVENVYETDLLRPIIAKAEELTGSSYGVDAEGDRRFRVIADHARSGAMLIADGINPGNDGRGYVLRRLLRRIVRSARLLGADKPVIGEFMKTVSDLMAPSYPELGTDFERIRNVAVAEEAAFLKTLNTGSKLFSDAVDEVAAKGSKTIPGSAAFKLHDTYGFPIELTLEMASEAGLSVDEAGFRSLMAEQVAMAKADAQARKHGHADLSIYKELVDRGATEFTGFDELTSEAKVLALIADGVRVPVATAGQDVEVILDRSPLYAESGGQIADRGSITGTGLKLTVNDVQKIAKKLWVHKTTVEQGQITEGDVVLAQADPAWRRGATQGHSGTHMVHAALRQILGPNAVQAGSMNKPGYLRFDFNWTGQLSESQKVDIEAVSNDAVGADFPVNTFVTDLTKAKQMGAMALFGENYGDEVRVVEIGGPFSMELCGGTHVQHSSQIGPITLLGESAIGSGKRRVEAFVGLDSYKYLAKERALLAGVASSLKVPSEEVPARVEQLVERLKVAEKELERSKMAAVLSSVSTFVEQAERIGSVLLVAVAAPEGVGGGDLRTLATDIRGRFGTDPAIVVLLGNADGKVPFVVTVNKPAQELGFKAGDLVGAFGPSIAGRGGGKPEMAQGAGSDPSGIGTGLAAVRARVAELAS, from the coding sequence GTGCAGACCCACGAGATCCGACGGCGATTCCTGGAACATTTCGTCCGTGCCGGCCACACCGAGGTGCCGAGCGCCCCGCTGAGCCTGGACGACCCGACCTTGCTTTTCGTGAACGCGGGCATGGTTCAGTTCAAGCCGTACTTCCTGGGTCAAGAGGCAGCGCCGTACCCGCGAGCTACCAGCGTGCAGAAGTGCGTGCGCACCGGTGACATCGAAGAGGTCGGCGTCACCACCCGGCACAACACCTTCTTTCAGATGGCCGGCAACTTCTCCTTCGGCGACTACTTCAAGGAAGGCGCCATCACCTACGCGTGGGAGTTGCTGACCAAGTCGCAGGAGGACGGCGGCTACGGTTTCGACCCGGAACGCCTGTGGGTCACCGCCTACGAATCCGACCCCGAGGCCGCCGAGATCTGGAGCAAGAAGATCGGCATCCCGGCGGAGCGGATCCAGTTCCGCGACGGCCGCGACAACTACTGGGACATGGGTGTGCCCGGACCGGGCGGCCCGTGTTCGGAGATCTACTTCGATCGTGGTCCCGCCCACGGTAAGGACGGCGGCCCGGTCGCCGACGAGGACCGGTACCTGGAGATCTGGAACCTGGTCTTCATGCAGGACATCCGCGGCGAGCAGAGTCCCAAGTACGGGCACCCGCCGATCGGTTCGCTGCCGAAGAAGAACATCGACACCGGCATGGGCGTCGAGCGCGTCGCGATGCTGCTGCAAGGCGTGGAAAACGTCTATGAGACCGACCTGCTGCGCCCGATCATCGCCAAGGCCGAGGAACTGACCGGTAGTTCCTACGGTGTCGACGCCGAGGGCGATCGCCGGTTCCGCGTCATCGCCGACCACGCCCGCAGCGGCGCCATGCTGATCGCCGACGGCATCAACCCCGGCAACGACGGCCGCGGCTACGTGCTGCGGCGGCTGCTGCGCCGCATCGTGCGCTCGGCTCGTCTGCTCGGTGCGGACAAGCCGGTGATCGGCGAGTTCATGAAGACGGTCAGCGATCTGATGGCGCCGTCGTACCCGGAACTCGGCACCGATTTCGAGCGCATCAGGAATGTCGCCGTCGCCGAGGAAGCCGCGTTCCTCAAGACGCTGAACACCGGTTCCAAGCTGTTCTCCGATGCCGTCGACGAGGTGGCGGCCAAGGGCAGCAAGACGATTCCCGGTTCGGCCGCGTTCAAGCTGCACGACACCTACGGCTTCCCGATCGAGCTCACTCTCGAAATGGCCTCCGAGGCGGGGCTTTCGGTGGACGAGGCCGGCTTCCGCTCGCTGATGGCCGAGCAGGTCGCGATGGCCAAGGCCGACGCGCAGGCGCGCAAGCACGGCCACGCGGACCTGTCCATCTACAAGGAGCTCGTCGATCGCGGCGCCACCGAGTTCACCGGCTTCGACGAGCTGACCTCCGAGGCGAAGGTGCTCGCGCTCATCGCCGACGGTGTGCGTGTCCCGGTCGCCACCGCGGGCCAGGACGTGGAGGTCATCCTCGATCGCAGCCCGCTCTACGCCGAGTCCGGCGGCCAGATCGCCGACCGCGGCTCCATCACCGGCACCGGTCTGAAACTGACCGTCAACGACGTGCAGAAGATCGCCAAGAAGCTGTGGGTGCACAAGACCACGGTCGAGCAGGGCCAGATCACCGAGGGCGATGTCGTTCTCGCGCAAGCGGATCCGGCCTGGCGGCGGGGCGCCACCCAGGGGCACTCGGGTACCCATATGGTGCACGCGGCGCTGCGGCAGATCCTGGGGCCGAACGCGGTGCAGGCGGGTTCGATGAACAAGCCGGGCTACCTGCGCTTCGACTTCAACTGGACCGGTCAGCTCTCGGAGAGCCAGAAGGTCGACATCGAGGCCGTCTCCAATGACGCTGTGGGCGCGGACTTCCCGGTGAACACCTTCGTCACCGACCTGACCAAGGCCAAGCAGATGGGCGCGATGGCCTTGTTCGGCGAGAACTACGGCGACGAGGTGCGCGTGGTGGAGATCGGCGGCCCGTTCTCGATGGAACTCTGCGGCGGTACGCACGTGCAGCACTCCTCGCAGATCGGCCCGATCACGCTGCTGGGCGAATCGGCCATCGGTTCCGGCAAGCGCCGCGTGGAAGCCTTCGTGGGCCTGGACTCCTACAAGTACCTGGCCAAGGAACGGGCGCTGCTCGCCGGTGTCGCGTCCTCGCTGAAGGTGCCCTCCGAGGAGGTGCCCGCCCGGGTCGAGCAGCTGGTGGAACGGCTCAAGGTGGCCGAAAAGGAACTCGAGCGCAGCAAGATGGCCGCGGTGCTGTCCTCGGTGTCCACCTTCGTGGAACAGGCCGAGCGGATCGGCAGCGTACTGCTGGTCGCGGTGGCGGCGCCCGAAGGCGTCGGCGGCGGTGACCTGCGCACCCTCGCCACCGATATCCGCGGCCGCTTCGGCACCGATCCCGCGATCGTGGTGCTGCTCGGCAACGCGGACGGCAAGGTGCCGTTCGTGGTCACCGTCAATAAGCCCGCGCAGGAGCTCGGCTTCAAGGCCGGCGATCTGGTCGGCGCTTTCGGCCCGAGCATCGCGGGACGCGGCGGCGGGAAGCCGGAAATGGCGCAGGGCGCGGGTTCGGATCCCTCGGGAATCGGCACCGGTCTAGCGGCCGTCCGGGCACGGGTGGCCGAACTGGCCTCCTGA
- the ruvX gene encoding Holliday junction resolvase RuvX: MDDSSETSDSALPAGGHRPDPTTDPGRGRRIAIDVGSVRIGVASSDPDAILATPVETVPRAKSGARGGGPAADITRIAEIVREYEAVEVIVGLPRTLRGEKGTAAGLAIAFAKRLQASIAPVPIRLSDERLTTVSAARALRDSGVRTRGQRRVIDQAAAVSILQGWLDERSAVLRSGEEVRGASSEGDA, translated from the coding sequence ATGGACGACTCTTCCGAAACTTCAGATTCAGCCTTGCCCGCGGGCGGTCACCGGCCGGATCCGACGACCGACCCCGGGCGGGGCAGGCGCATCGCCATCGACGTGGGCAGCGTCCGTATCGGCGTGGCGTCAAGTGACCCTGACGCTATTCTCGCGACGCCTGTCGAGACGGTGCCGCGCGCGAAATCCGGTGCGCGCGGCGGGGGTCCGGCAGCCGACATCACGAGGATTGCCGAAATTGTGCGCGAGTACGAGGCAGTGGAGGTTATTGTCGGCCTGCCCCGAACATTGCGCGGGGAGAAAGGCACTGCGGCGGGATTGGCCATTGCATTCGCCAAGCGTTTGCAGGCGAGTATCGCCCCCGTGCCGATCAGGCTTTCCGACGAACGGTTGACTACGGTGTCAGCTGCACGTGCATTGCGGGACAGTGGAGTACGCACGCGTGGCCAGCGCCGAGTAATCGATCAGGCGGCGGCCGTGTCGATCCTGCAAGGATGGTTGGACGAACGGAGTGCGGTGTTGAGGTCGGGCGAAGAGGTACGTGGTGCGTCGTCGGAGGGCGATGCATGA